A genomic segment from Polyangium mundeleinium encodes:
- the aroC gene encoding chorismate synthase has translation MARLRWMTAGESHGPSLVAIVEGIPAGMPLLSQDVDHDLARRQRGYGRGGRMKIETDQAQLVGGVRGGETLGGPIALRIDNRDHANWAGRMGPDPFPAPPEPLTRPRPGHADLAGGLKYDRKDLRDILERASARETASRVAVGGICRKLLALLEIDIFAHVVSIGSVTATLPDLPFSELRARARASDLACVDPDAEPAMRTAIHEASHAGDTLGGVFEVIATGLPPGLGSHVQWDRKLDGRLAQALMSIHAIKGVELGLGFTAATLRGSQVHDPITYDPAHHFDRPTNRAGGLEGGITNGMPLICRAAMKPIATLRRALPSVDVHTKEPFDAAHERSDICAVSAASVVGEAMVAITLADAVLEKFGGDSLGELRRNVETYRAQLAAY, from the coding sequence ATGGCGCGACTTCGTTGGATGACAGCGGGTGAATCTCACGGCCCTTCGCTGGTGGCCATCGTCGAAGGCATCCCGGCCGGGATGCCCCTCCTCTCCCAGGACGTCGATCACGACCTCGCACGACGTCAACGCGGGTATGGCCGTGGCGGGCGCATGAAAATCGAAACGGACCAGGCCCAGCTCGTCGGCGGCGTCCGGGGTGGCGAGACCCTGGGCGGCCCCATCGCCCTCCGCATCGACAACCGCGACCACGCCAACTGGGCCGGCCGCATGGGCCCGGACCCCTTCCCCGCGCCCCCCGAACCCCTCACCCGCCCCCGCCCCGGCCACGCCGACCTCGCGGGCGGCCTCAAGTACGACCGCAAGGACCTCCGTGACATCCTCGAACGGGCCAGCGCCCGCGAGACCGCCTCCCGCGTCGCCGTCGGTGGCATCTGCCGCAAGCTCCTCGCCCTCCTCGAGATCGACATCTTCGCCCACGTCGTCTCCATCGGCTCGGTCACGGCCACCCTCCCCGACCTCCCCTTCTCCGAGCTCCGCGCCCGCGCCCGCGCCTCCGACCTCGCCTGCGTCGACCCCGACGCCGAGCCCGCCATGCGCACGGCCATCCACGAAGCCTCGCACGCCGGCGACACCCTCGGCGGCGTCTTCGAGGTCATCGCCACCGGACTCCCGCCGGGCCTTGGCAGCCACGTCCAGTGGGACCGCAAGCTCGACGGCCGCCTCGCCCAGGCCCTCATGAGCATCCACGCCATCAAGGGCGTCGAGCTTGGCCTCGGCTTCACGGCCGCCACCCTCCGTGGCTCGCAGGTCCACGACCCCATCACCTACGACCCGGCCCACCACTTCGACCGACCCACCAACCGCGCCGGCGGCCTCGAAGGAGGCATCACCAACGGCATGCCCCTGATCTGCCGCGCCGCCATGAAGCCCATCGCCACCCTCCGACGAGCCCTCCCCTCCGTCGACGTCCACACCAAGGAACCGTTCGACGCCGCGCACGAGCGCAGCGACATCTGCGCCGTCTCCGCCGCCTCCGTCGTCGGCGAGGCCATGGTCGCCATCACCCTGGCGGACGCCGTCCTGGAGAAGTTTGGAGGCGACAGCCTGGGGGAGCTTCGGCGCAACGTGGAGACCTACCGCGCGCAGCTCGCGGCGTACTGA
- the aroB gene encoding 3-dehydroquinate synthase produces MGSGKSTIGPLVAAQAAVPFLDLDAVITQTTGRSVPALFAEPGGEPAFRALEADTLRRLLASPEPRVIALGGGTLLDPELRAFALAHAHIVTLTARPDTLAARTAAPGRPLLDEAPDRLQRLRGLLASRGPVYAEAHAHLRTDDRSPDDVADAVLRAWLDPTLVVPLGARSYPVRLTHDAPRTLAEVARTLAPSAVFVVTDENVAPLALEPVLDALRTVGLRVPATVVLPPGEPHKQLPAVERILAALVESGADRECLVVALGGGVVSDVAGFAASLLLRGVRWVAMPTTLLSMVDAAVGGKTGVDLGVAKNAVGTFHQPSAVLIDPARVQSESPRAYVSGLAEVVKAAAIADLSLFELVGRERTRVLARDLDLVREMVLGAVRVKTEIVSRDERESGDRVLLNFGHTIGHGLEAAGAYTRLTHGEAVSLGMVAILRVGRALGVTDPEAAARIERLLVDLGLPTDLSREPIDEGLRLAALDKKRTVAGIRVVLLEGLGRPRIELLSLDALGRLLHAGMQSASV; encoded by the coding sequence ATGGGGTCTGGCAAGTCCACCATTGGCCCCCTCGTCGCGGCACAGGCGGCTGTCCCCTTCCTCGACCTCGACGCCGTCATCACGCAGACCACCGGCCGCTCCGTACCGGCCCTCTTTGCTGAACCTGGCGGCGAGCCAGCCTTCCGCGCCCTCGAGGCCGACACCCTTCGTCGACTCCTCGCGTCTCCCGAGCCTCGCGTCATCGCGCTCGGCGGCGGCACCCTCCTCGACCCGGAGCTTCGCGCGTTTGCCCTTGCCCACGCGCACATCGTCACCCTCACGGCGCGACCCGACACCCTCGCTGCGCGCACGGCGGCGCCCGGTCGACCCCTCCTCGACGAAGCCCCCGACCGCCTCCAGCGCCTCCGCGGCCTCCTCGCCTCCCGCGGGCCCGTCTACGCCGAGGCCCATGCTCACCTTCGCACCGATGATCGCTCCCCGGACGATGTCGCCGATGCTGTCCTGCGTGCCTGGCTCGACCCTACCCTCGTCGTCCCGCTCGGCGCTCGGTCCTACCCGGTCCGCCTCACCCACGACGCCCCGCGCACCCTCGCCGAGGTCGCGCGTACCCTTGCGCCTTCCGCCGTCTTCGTCGTCACGGATGAGAACGTCGCGCCGCTCGCGCTCGAACCGGTCCTCGATGCTCTCCGCACCGTGGGCCTCCGCGTCCCGGCCACCGTCGTCCTTCCGCCCGGTGAGCCCCACAAGCAGCTCCCGGCGGTCGAGCGTATCCTCGCGGCCCTCGTCGAGTCGGGTGCGGACCGGGAGTGCCTCGTCGTTGCCCTCGGCGGGGGGGTCGTCTCCGATGTCGCCGGGTTTGCCGCGTCCCTTTTGCTTCGTGGCGTCCGGTGGGTCGCGATGCCCACGACCTTGCTCTCGATGGTTGATGCCGCCGTGGGTGGGAAGACCGGCGTCGACCTCGGGGTCGCCAAGAATGCCGTTGGCACCTTCCACCAGCCCTCGGCCGTGCTCATCGACCCGGCGCGCGTGCAGAGCGAGTCCCCCCGGGCCTACGTCTCCGGCCTGGCCGAGGTCGTCAAGGCGGCGGCCATCGCCGACCTCTCCCTCTTCGAGCTCGTCGGCCGGGAGCGCACGCGTGTCCTTGCCCGTGACCTCGACCTCGTTCGGGAGATGGTCCTCGGCGCGGTCCGGGTGAAGACGGAGATCGTCTCCCGCGACGAGCGGGAGTCCGGCGATCGGGTCCTTCTCAACTTCGGCCACACCATCGGGCATGGGCTCGAGGCGGCCGGCGCTTACACCCGCCTCACCCATGGCGAGGCCGTCTCGCTCGGCATGGTCGCCATCCTGCGTGTCGGTCGCGCCCTCGGCGTCACCGACCCTGAGGCGGCGGCGCGCATCGAGCGCCTCCTCGTTGACCTCGGCTTGCCCACCGACCTTTCCCGTGAGCCCATCGACGAGGGCCTTCGCCTTGCCGCGCTCGACAAGAAGCGCACCGTGGCGGGCATTCGTGTCGTCCTCCTCGAAGGCCTTGGACGACCTCGCATCGAGCTCCTCTCGCTCGACGCGCTGGGGCGCCTCCTTCATGCGGGGATGCAGAGCGCTTCCGTCTGA
- the zapA gene encoding cell division protein ZapA has translation MGGRQVQLRISGQTYRVVTSASDDELHRLTLMVEEKLTQVAGPGRMVNPQALLLAALALAHDLEEERARHTDQVARTRIAFGRMLERVDAALGALEPGADAPDEDDR, from the coding sequence ATGGGTGGCCGTCAGGTCCAGCTCCGCATCAGCGGTCAGACATACCGGGTCGTCACCTCCGCGTCCGACGACGAGCTCCACCGCCTCACCCTCATGGTGGAGGAGAAGCTCACCCAGGTCGCTGGACCCGGCCGCATGGTCAACCCCCAGGCCCTCCTCCTCGCCGCGCTCGCCCTCGCCCACGACCTCGAAGAGGAGCGCGCTCGGCATACCGACCAGGTGGCCCGCACCCGCATTGCGTTCGGTCGCATGCTCGAACGTGTGGATGCTGCCCTCGGCGCCCTCGAACCCGGCGCCGATGCCCCCGACGAGGACGATCGATGA
- a CDS encoding aminotransferase class I/II-fold pyridoxal phosphate-dependent enzyme, translated as MTERGALRHLAAEITALEQAGLLRKPSAPPPAGCLVLCSNDYLGYGTDPWPAPAEAPSGAGASRLVSGHHAEHALAEQAIATWLGVEAALLFSSGYAANVGTLSALTRPGDVIVSDALNHASIIDGCRLSGAKVVVVPHRDVAAAEAALEQAQGAQRRWLVTESYFSMDGDSPDLVRLRAACDRWDAALIVDEAHAVGALGPEGRGLAARVGVRPDVLVGALGKALGLQGAFVAGSMVLRTWLWNRARSFVFSTGISPALAAAIRHRVLRVAADDEARARLDRVTDRLRADLTSIVGDALLPSHGPILPCFVGPPEEAVRISLRLRERGILVQAIRPPTVPAGTSRLRVTAHAGLTDADLSRIVAAFAEGWKP; from the coding sequence ATGACCGAACGCGGCGCCCTTCGCCATCTCGCGGCGGAGATCACGGCGCTCGAACAAGCAGGACTGCTCCGCAAGCCGAGCGCGCCTCCGCCCGCGGGATGCCTCGTCCTCTGCTCGAACGACTATCTCGGCTACGGCACCGACCCCTGGCCTGCACCCGCGGAGGCGCCCTCCGGCGCTGGGGCTTCACGCCTCGTCAGCGGGCATCATGCCGAGCATGCGCTCGCCGAGCAGGCGATCGCCACCTGGCTCGGCGTGGAGGCCGCGCTCCTCTTCTCGTCCGGGTATGCGGCGAACGTTGGCACCCTCTCGGCCCTCACGCGGCCGGGGGACGTCATCGTCTCGGATGCGTTGAACCACGCCTCCATCATTGATGGCTGCCGCCTCTCGGGGGCCAAGGTCGTCGTCGTTCCTCATCGGGACGTGGCTGCCGCCGAGGCTGCGCTCGAGCAGGCGCAGGGGGCGCAGCGACGGTGGCTCGTGACCGAGTCGTACTTCAGCATGGATGGCGATTCGCCCGACCTCGTCCGGCTTCGGGCTGCGTGTGACCGATGGGATGCGGCGCTCATCGTGGACGAGGCCCACGCGGTCGGGGCCCTCGGGCCCGAAGGTCGCGGCCTTGCGGCGCGGGTGGGTGTTCGGCCGGATGTCCTCGTGGGGGCGCTCGGGAAGGCGCTCGGGCTTCAGGGTGCGTTCGTGGCCGGGTCGATGGTCCTTCGCACCTGGCTCTGGAACCGCGCGCGCAGCTTCGTGTTTTCAACGGGCATCAGCCCTGCGCTCGCCGCGGCCATTCGGCATCGGGTCCTCCGCGTCGCGGCCGATGACGAAGCGCGGGCTCGGCTCGACCGGGTCACCGACCGCTTGCGCGCCGACCTCACCTCCATCGTCGGGGACGCGCTCCTCCCCTCGCATGGACCCATCCTCCCCTGCTTCGTGGGTCCTCCCGAGGAGGCTGTTCGGATCTCCCTCCGCCTCCGCGAGCGCGGAATCCTCGTTCAGGCCATTCGCCCCCCGACCGTGCCGGCGGGCACCTCGCGCCTTCGCGTCACCGCCCATGCGGGCCTCACCGACGCGGACCTCTCTCGGATCGTCGCTGCCTTCGCGGAGGGTTGGAAGCCATGA
- the bioD gene encoding ATP-dependent dethiobiotin synthetase BioD, translated as MSRIVVIGTGTGVGKTHAGVALVSALASARVSVAGLKPIESGVPAEPSSATATDASALAAFSTFHVKHPPPYALPDPVSPHLAARRLGMGIDLRRVTEWVDAHACAEVLVIETAGALLSPLGSGLVNLDLARVLRPDHLLLVASDRLGVLHDVAVTLHAMRTMAPDLPAPLLVLQPPAVADASTGTNAEELVELKIVPGLVVFPRAEPTAEETRASAKLVLSTLALQDQTQNA; from the coding sequence ATGAGCCGCATCGTCGTCATCGGAACCGGCACCGGGGTCGGCAAGACCCACGCGGGTGTCGCCCTCGTCTCGGCCCTCGCCTCGGCCCGCGTCTCGGTCGCCGGCCTCAAGCCCATCGAGTCCGGCGTCCCGGCCGAGCCCTCATCCGCGACGGCCACCGATGCCTCCGCGCTCGCGGCGTTCAGCACGTTTCACGTGAAACATCCCCCGCCCTACGCGCTGCCGGATCCGGTCTCGCCGCACCTTGCCGCGCGTCGCTTGGGGATGGGCATCGACCTGAGGCGCGTGACCGAGTGGGTCGACGCGCATGCGTGCGCGGAGGTGCTGGTCATCGAGACGGCGGGGGCGTTGCTGTCGCCGCTCGGGTCGGGGCTCGTCAACCTGGACCTCGCGCGCGTGCTGCGACCCGATCACCTCCTGCTCGTGGCTTCGGATCGGCTGGGCGTGCTCCACGATGTCGCGGTCACGTTGCACGCGATGCGCACGATGGCCCCGGACCTGCCGGCGCCGCTGCTCGTGCTCCAGCCGCCGGCGGTGGCGGACGCGTCCACCGGGACGAATGCGGAGGAGCTCGTGGAGTTGAAGATCGTCCCGGGGTTGGTCGTGTTCCCCCGGGCCGAGCCGACGGCCGAGGAGACGAGGGCGTCGGCGAAGCTGGTGCTCTCGACGCTCGCCCTCCAGGACCAGACTCAGAACGCGTAG